Part of the Varibaculum massiliense genome is shown below.
GCTACCCATTTCCGGCACGTTATCGGGACCGAGATTGCGCCAGTTATATATTCCGGTACTCTTTGGTAGCGACCATTCCTGCCCGCCCATCACAGTTCCACCGTATAAATCATGCGGGCTCCCGCCAGTTTAAAGCCACAGGCGGCACAAACCCGAGAAAGATCCCCCAGGGTAGGATAGTTATCTTCGGCGAATACCTGTTTATAACCCGAATGGGCGCAGGCCAAGAGCACCTGGGAAAGTACTTGTTTAAGTACCGCGAAATCTGCCCCATGGCTATCGGCGTTTTTCCGGTCATCACCGAAAATATCTACCGCCACTGTGGGGACGATTTCTGCGGATATCCCCTCGGATTCCAGGCAGCTACTTTGACATAAATCCCGGTAAACCACCAGACAATAAGCAAGCACCCGACCAGAGTTCATAGATACCGCAGCAAAAGATAAATCGGGAGCCAAATTGGCTAAAACCCGCCCCCACCAGCGGGAGGCATCCCCTTTATCGGCATATAGACGCGCGGAGTTAGCTACATGTAAGGCTTTTATTTCTTCCCAGTGATCCGGGGAAAGGCGGCGGGCAGAAACTATCCGCACATCTTTGGTGGGGAACTTTTCTTCCAGGGCGGCAAGGTCAGAAAAGCTAGAAGTATCTAGGAGGTGAGAAAAAACTTTGATGGTGCGTTGCGCAGAAAAACCGGCAGCGGCATAGAGCATTCGCCGATCCCCGGCGCGCTCATCCACCACGTTACGGATTTGGGCAGGACGGTCATAGTCCTGACCATAGTAGCCCAGCATTAGTTCTCGGGCGCGCACATCTTGCCAGGCCAGCAGGGCGCGGCCGATTCCACGCCCTCGCCAATGCTCGGCAGTAACTGCAAACAAATCAGCGCGGGCATAACTTTTTTCATCCGGCTGCAAAGTAACCGACCCAAAAGCCGCCAGGTTACCGCGTGAATCCAGTCCGATTAAACAATCTTGCAGTTCCGGGTGGCTAAGCGCATGGGTTAAACGACTAATCTCCCCCTCGGAAGTAGGACGTGCCGGATGGGAGTGCTGTTCGGTTAAATGGATTAGTTCCCGGATTTTCCAAGAGTCAGTTTCGCGCGAGGGACGCCAATATAATCCCAGGTGTACAGGGGGTACCGGGGCAGCCGGGAGACTCCCTAAGCGTTCGCGCAAAGTTGACATATCTTTATCTTAACGGGGCGCAAGCGGCAAACTGAAACCACTACGCATCTATTTGTTCGGCTGCCAGCTGGTCTGCGCCGGCCACGATGAACTCCCGCCGGGGCGCCACCGTGGAACCCATAAGCAGCTCGAAAATATTTTCTGCTTGTTGCAGTGCTTCTTCATCGGCAAAAGTAATTTGGCGCAGCATCCGTTTGCCCCGCTGCATGGTGGTTTCCGCCAGCTGGGAGGCATCCATCTCACCCAGACCTTTATAACGCTGGATAGGTTCCTTATATTTGCGTCCGCTCTTGGCGAGGGCGCGCAGGCGCTGGTGTAGCTCCTCCTCGGAATAGGTATAAATAATTTCTTTTTTCTTACGCCCTTGAGCTGGAATTTCGATCCGATGCAGCGGGGGTACTGCCGCGTAGACCCTCCCGGCAGCAATCAGGGGTCGCATATAGCGGAAGAACAGGGTGAGCAGCAGGGTGCGAATATGAGCGCCATCTACATCGGCGTCGGTCATCATAATGACTTTGCCGTACCTGGCCGAGTCCAGGTCGAAGCTGCGCCCAGAGCCGGCTCCGATTACTTGGATAATCGCTGCACATTCGGCGTTAGACAGCATATCGGAGGTAGAAGCCTTTTGGGTGTTGAGGATTTTTCCGCGAATCGGCAGTAGCGCCTGAAAATCCGCTGAGCGTGCCTGTTTGGCGGTGCCTAGCGCCGAGTCGCCCTCTACGATAAATAGTTCGCAGTCCTCAACTTTATTGGAGCGACAATCCGCGAGTTTTGCCGGCAGTGAGGAAGTTTCCAGGGCGTTTTTGCGCCGGGAAATCTCTTTTTGATGCCGCGCACTCACCCGCGCCCGCATCTCCCCCACTACCTTTTCCATCAGCGCAAATACTTGCTGTTTATCATCGCGTTTAGAGGAAGCGAACTTCTTTTCCAGCCAGGAGCTAACTGCGCTGGAGACCGCTTGACGCACCTGGGGAGTACCTAACACTTCCTTAGTCTGCCCCTCGAACTGGGGTTCGGGCAGCCGCACGGTCACCACCGCGGTCAGCCCCGCCATCACGTCCTCTTTTTCGATTCGGATCTTGGCTTCTTTTTGAGTGAGTTTCAGGCGCTTCGATTTCTTATTTTTATCGATCTGGCTGCGCAACATTCGCACCAGAGCGTT
Proteins encoded:
- a CDS encoding GNAT family N-acetyltransferase; this encodes MSTLRERLGSLPAAPVPPVHLGLYWRPSRETDSWKIRELIHLTEQHSHPARPTSEGEISRLTHALSHPELQDCLIGLDSRGNLAAFGSVTLQPDEKSYARADLFAVTAEHWRGRGIGRALLAWQDVRARELMLGYYGQDYDRPAQIRNVVDERAGDRRMLYAAAGFSAQRTIKVFSHLLDTSSFSDLAALEEKFPTKDVRIVSARRLSPDHWEEIKALHVANSARLYADKGDASRWWGRVLANLAPDLSFAAVSMNSGRVLAYCLVVYRDLCQSSCLESEGISAEIVPTVAVDIFGDDRKNADSHGADFAVLKQVLSQVLLACAHSGYKQVFAEDNYPTLGDLSRVCAACGFKLAGARMIYTVEL
- a CDS encoding DNA gyrase/topoisomerase IV subunit B, whose translation is MALKTKSDYTARHLSVLEGLDAVRKRPGMYIGSTDHRGLMHCLWEIIDNSVDEALEGYCDQIEVTIGDDHSVSVADNGRGIPVDIVPGVGLSGVEVVYTKLHAGGKFGTGSYGAAGGLHGVGASVVNALSARLDVQVDRGGKTYQMSFLRGEPGEFDDSESRTPTSPFKPFTKESKLKVVGKAPKKKTGTRVRFWADFQIFPKTASTGFSWEHLLERARQTAFLVPGLTIICRDERPEEPLEESFKAEGGTEDFVDFLAPDQAIIDTWCIRDQRTYQETVQQLDQKSGHLRPVEVERTCDIDIALRWGNGYDTVERSFVNIVATPMGGTHIMGFENALVRMLRSQIDKNKKSKRLKLTQKEAKIRIEKEDVMAGLTAVVTVRLPEPQFEGQTKEVLGTPQVRQAVSSAVSSWLEKKFASSKRDDKQQVFALMEKVVGEMRARVSARHQKEISRRKNALETSSLPAKLADCRSNKVEDCELFIVEGDSALGTAKQARSADFQALLPIRGKILNTQKASTSDMLSNAECAAIIQVIGAGSGRSFDLDSARYGKVIMMTDADVDGAHIRTLLLTLFFRYMRPLIAAGRVYAAVPPLHRIEIPAQGRKKKEIIYTYSEEELHQRLRALAKSGRKYKEPIQRYKGLGEMDASQLAETTMQRGKRMLRQITFADEEALQQAENIFELLMGSTVAPRREFIVAGADQLAAEQIDA